In Chloroflexota bacterium, a single genomic region encodes these proteins:
- a CDS encoding aspartate carbamoyltransferase catalytic subunit, which produces MTATEHRPAANLEQARADRVTPVWKGRRHILDLDDWSPGEIAQVMDTALTMKSILARPIKKTPTLRGKTIVTAFYESSTRTRISFEVAAKYLGADAVNMTASASSVSKGESLLDTVRTLQAIGADIVVMRHPQSGAPWVVSERVNSSIVNGGDGWHAHPTQALLDLFTIRERLGRVAGLKVTILGDVLHSRVARSDIWGLSLLGADVTVCGPPTLLPRDWVTDPGGLPWKLRVEERIEPALEGADVVMALRLQRERMHAGLIPSIREYCRLYALNADRLKLAKTDALVMHPGPMNEGVEISPDVAHGAQSVIEEQVTNGVAIRMALLYLLSGGTARPDGE; this is translated from the coding sequence ATGACGGCGACAGAACACCGACCGGCGGCGAACCTCGAACAGGCGCGTGCGGATCGAGTGACGCCCGTCTGGAAGGGACGTCGCCACATCCTCGACCTGGACGACTGGTCGCCCGGCGAGATCGCCCAGGTCATGGACACGGCCCTGACCATGAAGAGCATCCTGGCCCGGCCGATCAAGAAGACGCCGACGCTCCGTGGCAAGACCATCGTCACGGCGTTCTACGAGTCGAGCACGCGGACCCGCATCTCGTTCGAGGTGGCGGCCAAGTACCTTGGAGCGGACGCCGTCAACATGACGGCCTCCGCCAGCTCGGTCTCAAAGGGCGAGTCGCTGCTGGACACGGTCCGGACGCTCCAGGCTATCGGGGCTGACATCGTCGTGATGCGGCATCCGCAAAGCGGTGCGCCGTGGGTCGTCTCGGAGCGTGTCAACTCGTCGATCGTCAACGGCGGCGACGGCTGGCACGCCCATCCGACTCAGGCGCTGCTCGACCTGTTCACGATCCGCGAGCGACTCGGGCGCGTGGCCGGCCTGAAGGTGACCATTCTGGGCGACGTGCTCCACAGCCGCGTGGCCCGCTCCGACATCTGGGGCCTGAGCCTGCTCGGTGCTGACGTGACAGTCTGCGGCCCGCCGACGCTCCTCCCGCGCGACTGGGTTACCGATCCAGGCGGGCTGCCCTGGAAGCTGCGGGTCGAGGAGCGCATCGAGCCGGCCCTTGAGGGGGCCGACGTGGTGATGGCGCTCAGGCTGCAGCGCGAGCGCATGCACGCCGGCTTGATCCCGAGCATCCGCGAATACTGCCGACTCTACGCCTTGAATGCCGACCGCCTGAAGCTGGCGAAGACCGACGCGCTGGTGATGCACCCTGGCCCGATGAACGAGGGCGTCGAGATCTCGCCAGATGTGGCGCACGGCGCGCAGTCGGTCATCGAGGAGCAGGTGACGAACGGCGTCGCGATCCGGATGGCCCTTCTGTACCTTCTCTCGGGCGGCACGGCCCGACCAGACGGAGAGTAG
- a CDS encoding helix-turn-helix domain-containing protein, with amino-acid sequence MAGRGGLTRGIFWARLLGARQGLLSGSETGEMVLFPASAVNKSFGRVVRDLGEAGVEAIVVNTLPPSDALEAAEELGMPIVLVGPHLSLIEVERAVISLIVDRESQLRRRVEQIYERLLATLVEDAGIAALAAEVSDVTRRPTVVLDEYFRVQVSVPDDEETQQTGRAVGAALAAGDPRALGARPAAPFWLASDSDAPEALVVPLRLRGTPAGYLVLGGGNDVTDLDRQVAERAARVLGIELAKQRAVTEAQLRLQGDFLDDLLSGNYPSEEAMLARARWMGHDLGRAHVLLAVSLEEPSDRQSGSQRLHAADLVRTEVLRLAPGALLREQQDRLAVALPRTAPPTSEEALELAERLRKRLSSLLASGQVTVGVGRHHPGIAGLALSFREAEQALAIGRALLGGDRSVHFEHLGVQRLLFQLRDNSELASFYDDLLGKLQAHDERQGAGLVNTLEAFFECHGNHVRTAQRLHLHRNTLLYRLDRARGVLGVDLDDAETRLALQVALKIGRVIGRRGVDGPSGASS; translated from the coding sequence GTGGCCGGACGCGGGGGTCTGACCCGTGGGATCTTCTGGGCGCGGCTGCTCGGGGCGCGCCAGGGTCTGCTGAGCGGCAGCGAGACCGGCGAGATGGTCCTGTTCCCGGCGTCGGCCGTCAACAAGAGCTTCGGGCGCGTCGTGCGCGATCTCGGCGAGGCCGGCGTCGAGGCCATCGTCGTCAACACGCTGCCGCCGTCCGATGCGCTGGAGGCCGCCGAGGAGCTGGGCATGCCCATCGTGCTGGTCGGTCCGCACCTGTCGCTGATCGAGGTCGAGCGGGCGGTTATCAGCCTGATCGTGGACCGCGAGTCGCAGCTACGACGGCGCGTCGAGCAGATCTACGAGCGGCTGCTGGCGACCCTGGTCGAGGACGCCGGCATCGCCGCGCTGGCCGCCGAGGTCTCGGACGTCACCCGCCGGCCGACCGTGGTGCTGGACGAGTACTTCCGCGTCCAGGTCAGCGTCCCCGACGACGAGGAGACCCAGCAGACCGGGCGAGCGGTCGGCGCGGCCCTGGCGGCCGGCGACCCGCGTGCGCTCGGAGCACGCCCGGCCGCCCCCTTCTGGCTGGCCTCCGACAGCGACGCGCCCGAGGCGCTGGTCGTGCCGTTGCGGCTGCGTGGGACGCCGGCCGGCTACCTCGTCTTGGGCGGCGGCAACGACGTCACGGACCTCGACCGCCAGGTAGCCGAGCGGGCGGCCCGGGTTCTCGGCATAGAGCTGGCGAAGCAGCGGGCCGTCACCGAGGCCCAGCTTCGGCTGCAGGGCGACTTCCTGGACGATCTCCTCTCAGGCAACTACCCGAGTGAGGAGGCGATGCTCGCGCGCGCCCGCTGGATGGGCCACGACCTGGGACGGGCGCACGTCCTGCTGGCCGTCAGCCTGGAGGAGCCGTCAGACCGCCAGTCCGGCTCGCAGCGGCTGCACGCCGCCGACCTGGTCCGCACCGAGGTGCTGAGGTTGGCACCCGGCGCCCTCCTGCGCGAGCAGCAGGATCGGCTGGCTGTGGCCCTGCCGCGCACCGCGCCGCCCACCTCTGAGGAGGCGCTCGAACTGGCGGAGCGGCTTCGCAAGCGGCTCTCCAGCCTGCTCGCCAGCGGACAGGTCACCGTCGGCGTCGGGCGGCACCACCCGGGCATCGCCGGGCTCGCGCTCTCGTTCCGGGAGGCCGAACAGGCGCTGGCGATCGGCCGCGCGCTGCTTGGCGGAGACCGCTCCGTCCACTTCGAGCACCTGGGCGTGCAACGGCTGCTCTTTCAGCTGCGCGACAATTCCGAGCTGGCCTCGTTTTATGACGACCTCCTCGGCAAGCTCCAGGCTCACGACGAACGCCAGGGCGCTGGGCTGGTCAACACCCTCGAAGCGTTTTTCGAGTGCCACGGCAACCACGTTCGCACGGCGCAGCGGCTGCACCTGCACCGGAATACGCTGCTCTACCGGCTCGACCGGGCGCGGGGCGTGCTCGGGGTCGATCTTGACGACGCCGAAACGCGGCTGGCGCTGCAGGTTGCACTAAAGATCGGGCGTGTGATTGGGCGGCGCGGCGTCGACGGGCCTTCCGGAGCGTCCTCATAA
- the carA gene encoding glutamine-hydrolyzing carbamoyl-phosphate synthase small subunit — MGREAALVLEDGTVFIGHSFGAEADVDGEVVFNTGMTGYQEICTDPSYRGQMVVLTHPQVGNYGVSFSAEEAAHPLLTALLVRELADFPNHWESHEDLSGYLKRWNVPGLEGIDTRALTRRLRDVGTLRAVLRHAGVDGFSADDLDQLRAEAREVTSLSDKLLIPEVSGLSPAPNVPSERRTRVVLVDYGYKANIARSLQRRGALVELVPWDAGYDGIMANTPDAVLLSNGPGDPAQLAEAVATARKLIPSGTPIMGICLGHQIIGQAAGAATTRLPFGHHGGNHPVKDTGSGRVAITSQNHEFQVEAGPALDASGFDVSHISLNDGSVEGLRHRELPVFSVQFHPEGCPGPQDSQPQFDHLFELIARRRATGAPA; from the coding sequence ATCGGGCGTGAAGCGGCCCTGGTCCTCGAAGACGGGACCGTGTTCATCGGTCACTCGTTCGGGGCGGAGGCCGACGTTGACGGCGAGGTCGTGTTCAACACGGGCATGACCGGCTACCAGGAGATCTGCACTGACCCGTCGTATCGGGGGCAGATGGTGGTGCTGACCCATCCGCAGGTCGGCAACTACGGGGTCTCCTTCTCGGCGGAGGAGGCGGCCCACCCGCTGCTGACCGCACTGCTGGTCCGCGAGCTGGCGGACTTCCCCAACCACTGGGAGAGCCACGAAGATCTGAGCGGCTACCTGAAGCGCTGGAACGTGCCGGGCCTCGAAGGGATCGACACGCGGGCGCTGACCCGCCGCCTGCGCGATGTCGGCACCCTGCGGGCGGTGCTGCGGCACGCGGGCGTCGACGGCTTCAGCGCGGACGATCTGGATCAGCTCCGGGCGGAGGCCCGCGAGGTCACCTCGCTCTCGGACAAGCTGCTGATCCCCGAAGTCTCGGGCCTCAGTCCCGCGCCGAACGTCCCCTCCGAGCGCCGCACCCGCGTCGTGCTGGTGGACTACGGCTACAAGGCGAATATCGCGCGCTCGTTGCAGCGGCGGGGCGCCCTGGTGGAGCTGGTCCCCTGGGATGCCGGCTACGACGGCATCATGGCGAACACCCCCGACGCCGTGCTGCTCTCCAACGGCCCCGGTGATCCGGCCCAGCTCGCCGAGGCGGTCGCTACCGCCCGCAAGCTGATCCCCAGTGGCACCCCGATCATGGGGATCTGCCTGGGGCACCAGATCATCGGGCAGGCGGCCGGAGCTGCCACCACGCGCCTGCCGTTCGGGCACCACGGCGGGAATCACCCGGTCAAGGACACCGGCAGCGGCCGGGTGGCGATCACCAGCCAGAACCACGAGTTCCAGGTGGAGGCCGGGCCGGCCCTCGACGCCAGCGGCTTCGACGTGAGCCACATCAGCCTCAACGACGGCTCGGTGGAGGGCTTGCGGCACCGCGAGCTGCCCGTCTTCTCGGTCCAGTTCCACCCGGAGGGCTGCCCTGGTCCCCAGGACTCGCAGCCGCAGTTCGACCACCTGTTCGAGTTGATCGCCCGTCGGCGGGCGACTGGAGCGCCCGCGTGA
- the glnA gene encoding type I glutamate--ammonia ligase, with the protein MSAPSGDSNDLRRHVLERAAAEGVRFVNLQFTDIMGLVKTVSIPSHKLEDAIDHGLWFDGSSVEGFARIHESDMYLQPDLSTFTMIPWDRGSNPTAKVFCDVYTPDGEPFDGDPRTVLKRQLERAEEMGYIFNTGPELEFFLLRTSGPTKVEPLPHDQAGYFDVTTDLAADVRKEMVNALEDQGITVEASHHEVAVGQHEIDFKYGPALPTADNAVTFRVTLKAIAQRHGLYATFMPKPFLGMNGSGMHCHQSLADAQTGENLFHNADDEYGLSELAQHFIAGQLAHARGMSAILAPLVNSYKRLVPGFEAPVYVSWARINRSSLIRVPQTTRGRREATRIELRCPDPSCNPYLAFAVMLAAGLDGVRRKLAPPRPVEENLYHFDDQMMKKYAMGMLPGTLKEALDELAADAVIREALGEHVFEWFYAAKMAEWEQYRKQVSPWELENYLSTY; encoded by the coding sequence ATGAGCGCACCATCAGGCGATTCCAACGACCTCAGGCGCCACGTGCTCGAACGAGCCGCTGCCGAAGGGGTCCGCTTCGTCAACCTGCAATTCACCGACATCATGGGACTTGTGAAGACGGTCTCGATCCCGAGCCACAAGCTCGAAGACGCCATCGATCATGGTCTCTGGTTTGACGGCTCGTCCGTCGAGGGGTTCGCCCGCATCCACGAGTCCGACATGTACCTGCAGCCGGACCTGTCGACGTTCACCATGATCCCCTGGGACCGTGGGTCGAACCCGACGGCGAAGGTCTTCTGCGATGTCTACACGCCCGATGGCGAGCCGTTCGACGGCGACCCGCGCACGGTCCTCAAGCGGCAGCTCGAGCGGGCCGAGGAGATGGGCTACATCTTCAACACCGGCCCGGAGCTGGAGTTCTTCCTGCTCCGCACCAGCGGACCGACGAAGGTCGAACCGCTGCCGCACGATCAGGCGGGCTACTTCGACGTGACGACCGATCTCGCGGCGGACGTCCGCAAGGAGATGGTCAACGCCCTGGAGGACCAGGGCATCACCGTCGAAGCCAGCCACCACGAGGTCGCCGTTGGCCAGCACGAGATCGACTTCAAGTACGGCCCGGCCCTCCCGACGGCGGACAACGCGGTCACCTTCCGGGTCACGCTGAAGGCCATCGCTCAGCGGCACGGCCTCTACGCGACCTTCATGCCGAAGCCGTTCTTGGGGATGAACGGCTCGGGGATGCACTGCCACCAGAGCCTTGCCGACGCGCAGACGGGCGAGAACCTGTTCCACAACGCCGACGACGAGTACGGCCTGTCAGAGCTGGCCCAGCACTTCATCGCGGGACAACTGGCACATGCGCGCGGCATGTCTGCGATCCTCGCGCCACTGGTCAATTCGTACAAACGGCTCGTGCCGGGCTTCGAGGCGCCGGTGTACGTGAGCTGGGCGCGGATCAACCGCTCGTCGCTGATTCGGGTGCCGCAGACCACGCGCGGCCGGCGCGAGGCGACCCGCATCGAGCTGCGCTGCCCAGACCCGAGCTGCAACCCGTATCTGGCGTTCGCGGTGATGCTGGCGGCTGGCCTGGACGGCGTCCGCCGCAAGCTCGCGCCGCCCCGCCCGGTCGAGGAGAACCTCTACCACTTCGACGACCAGATGATGAAGAAGTACGCGATGGGGATGCTGCCGGGGACGCTCAAAGAGGCGCTGGATGAGCTGGCCGCCGACGCCGTCATCCGCGAGGCACTCGGGGAGCACGTCTTCGAGTGGTTCTACGCGGCGAAGATGGCCGAGTGGGAGCAGTACCGCAAGCAGGTGTCACCGTGGGAGCTGGAGAACTACCTCTCGACGTACTGA
- a CDS encoding TIGR04076 family protein — MADDTFQLFDLRVRIEEIRGTCTCNHRVGDAFELKGGKLSLPDGQSFCLYALASTLPLLPTKQRPLHPNDWMSTDARIICPDPLCGVVMLIERVGERTLHHADVSAVPLEVPEGET; from the coding sequence ATGGCGGACGACACATTTCAGTTGTTTGACTTGCGGGTCCGGATCGAGGAGATCCGGGGCACCTGTACGTGTAATCACCGGGTCGGTGACGCCTTCGAGCTGAAGGGCGGCAAGCTGAGCCTGCCGGACGGGCAGAGCTTCTGTCTGTACGCGCTGGCCTCGACGTTGCCGCTGCTCCCGACCAAGCAGCGCCCGCTCCACCCGAACGACTGGATGTCCACGGACGCCCGGATCATCTGCCCCGATCCGCTGTGCGGCGTCGTCATGCTGATCGAACGGGTGGGCGAGCGCACGCTGCACCACGCCGACGTGAGCGCCGTGCCCCTCGAAGTGCCGGAGGGCGAAACGTAG
- a CDS encoding dihydroorotase, producing the protein MATERTRLIGGRLIDPSQGIDDLADVVIGSGRVLEIVRGTERSRRTAVASGERMVDVTGMVIAPGFVDLHCHLREPGFEDKETIATGTRAAAAGGFTTVCAMPNTSPTIDTASDVEWVISAARRGGVVRVHPIGTITRGEKGQELSEMADMAQAGAVAFSDDGNMVKSARLMRNALAYSRVTGRPIVDHAEDPDLVDGGVMHDGRVASILGLRGSPAEAEEVAVARDIALARATGGKLHIAHASTAAAVDLIRQGKARGISVTAEVTPHHLVLTDEWIAGTSAGHPPFNTNCRVNPPLRTDADRMALIAGLLDGTIDCIATDHAPHTVVDKDCEFDQAAPGLSMLETAFGLLMRLVDGEHLSLATLIKVLTINPAQVFGLDAGTLRVGANADLVVIDPGAEWTVDVRKFQSKGKNSPLHGERFRGLVRTTMVGGEVVHEVPQ; encoded by the coding sequence ATGGCAACCGAACGAACGCGGCTGATTGGAGGCCGCCTGATCGATCCGTCGCAGGGGATTGACGATCTGGCAGATGTGGTGATCGGGAGCGGGCGCGTCCTCGAGATCGTGCGGGGGACCGAGCGCAGCCGCCGGACAGCCGTCGCCAGCGGCGAGCGCATGGTCGACGTCACCGGGATGGTGATCGCGCCAGGGTTCGTGGATCTGCACTGTCACCTGCGCGAGCCCGGGTTCGAAGATAAGGAGACCATCGCCACGGGGACCAGGGCGGCGGCGGCCGGCGGCTTCACCACCGTCTGTGCCATGCCGAACACCAGCCCGACCATCGACACGGCCTCGGATGTCGAGTGGGTGATCAGCGCGGCCCGCCGGGGCGGCGTGGTGCGGGTCCACCCCATCGGCACCATCACGCGCGGCGAGAAGGGCCAGGAGCTGTCGGAGATGGCGGACATGGCCCAGGCCGGGGCTGTGGCCTTCTCCGATGACGGCAACATGGTCAAGAGCGCGCGGCTGATGCGGAACGCCCTGGCCTACAGTCGGGTGACCGGCCGCCCGATCGTCGATCACGCCGAAGACCCGGACCTGGTGGACGGTGGCGTCATGCACGACGGCCGGGTCGCCAGCATCCTCGGGCTGCGGGGCTCCCCCGCCGAGGCCGAAGAGGTCGCGGTGGCCCGCGACATCGCGCTGGCGCGGGCGACCGGCGGCAAGCTGCACATCGCACACGCCTCGACGGCGGCGGCGGTTGACCTGATTCGCCAGGGCAAGGCGCGCGGCATCAGCGTGACCGCCGAGGTGACGCCGCACCACCTCGTGCTGACCGACGAGTGGATCGCCGGCACGAGCGCTGGCCACCCGCCGTTCAACACCAACTGCCGGGTGAACCCGCCCCTCCGCACCGACGCCGACCGCATGGCACTGATCGCCGGCCTGCTCGACGGCACGATAGACTGCATCGCCACGGACCACGCCCCGCACACGGTCGTCGACAAGGATTGCGAGTTCGACCAGGCCGCTCCCGGCCTGTCGATGCTGGAGACGGCCTTCGGGCTGCTGATGCGGCTGGTGGACGGCGAACACCTGTCGCTCGCCACGCTCATCAAGGTCTTGACGATCAATCCGGCCCAGGTCTTCGGGCTGGACGCGGGGACGCTCCGGGTCGGCGCGAACGCCGATCTGGTGGTGATCGACCCCGGGGCTGAGTGGACCGTGGACGTCCGAAAATTCCAATCCAAGGGCAAGAACTCGCCGTTGCACGGCGAGCGGTTCCGTGGCCTCGTCCGCACGACGATGGTCGGCGGGGAGGTCGTACACGAGGTGCCACAGTGA
- the pyrR gene encoding bifunctional pyr operon transcriptional regulator/uracil phosphoribosyltransferase PyrR, which yields MSVQPPTPHRRELMSADEIRRALSRMAHEIVEKNAGIEHVVLVGIRTRGVPIAKRIARLISEFEHNSVAVGGLDVTLYRDDHSRRVKLPAGPSDMPFDIEGQHVVLVDDVLYTGRSVRAAMDALRDYGRPRTIQLAVLIDRGHRELPIRADYVGKNIPTARSEVVEVKLLEVDGRDEVVIDKQSS from the coding sequence ATGAGTGTGCAGCCGCCGACCCCGCACCGCCGCGAGCTGATGAGCGCCGACGAGATCCGTCGTGCCCTCTCGCGGATGGCCCACGAGATCGTCGAGAAGAATGCCGGCATCGAGCACGTGGTGCTGGTCGGCATCAGGACGCGCGGCGTCCCCATTGCGAAGCGCATCGCCCGGCTGATCTCCGAGTTCGAGCACAACTCGGTCGCCGTGGGCGGCCTCGACGTGACGCTCTACCGGGACGACCACTCGCGCCGCGTGAAGCTGCCGGCCGGCCCCTCAGACATGCCGTTTGACATCGAGGGCCAGCATGTCGTGCTGGTGGACGACGTGCTCTACACCGGCCGTTCGGTGCGGGCCGCGATGGACGCCCTGCGCGACTACGGCCGCCCGCGCACCATTCAGTTGGCCGTGCTGATCGACCGCGGCCACCGCGAGCTGCCGATCCGCGCGGACTACGTCGGCAAGAACATCCCGACGGCGCGCTCTGAAGTCGTAGAAGTCAAGCTGCTGGAGGTTGACGGACGTGATGAAGTCGTCATCGACAAGCAGTCCAGCTGA